AGAAAAATTCCTCATATACAAAACGACGACGCGCTTGCTTTAAATCTTCCTGTCCTGCCGGAAAATGCAACGCCCGAAGCGCTTCATAACGTGGCAATAATTTATATCGACTTAACAATCCATCAGGCAACACTTCGACTATAGAATCTCCATACTCCTTTAGCGCTTGTGCAATAAAACGGCGCATCTGTTTTACTGTAAGCTTTCCTTTCACTGAGTATACAGGTTCTACTTCTTGTTGACGTACAACCGGTCCAAAGTGAAGTTCTGATACTGCAATCGTTTGACGATGCTGATCCCATTTACCAGTAATCGTTACCGTTTCATCTAAAGTTAACTTCTGCTTATAGTACGGCCTATTAAAACATACAGCTGTAATTAAATAACGACCGACGAGGACACGAACCGTAAGACGCGATTTTTTCTTCCCATAATATTGTAGTAAAGGAGCACTATGAACTTTCCCCTCAACTGTTACACGTTCATCATGCTTTACTTCAGCAAGATCTTTCATCGCATAATCTTCATAACGGTACGGAAAATGCTCTAATAGATGAGAAACTGTATAAATTCCCATCTCGTGTAGTAATTCAGATGTTTCTCCTCCGATTCCCTTTACATCCGTAACAGGAACTTGTACAACTTCATTCAAGATTCTCACGCTCCGTCACATTATTTTCTTTCATTATCCATTAACGCGATTGACATCTGTAATCGCTCTCTTTCACCTTATATATTCTATCATAGGCATTCTAAGAGAAACTACTCAAATCCCTCATAAGCAACACGAAAGAAAAGAGCCTCACTATTAGCAGCAAGGCTCTTTTTTATCTACAATATGCTAGCCTTTTGAATAAAAACTAGTAATAAACTTCATATTACTACTTATTATCCATTAGCAAGTAAATAATCCATTTATTTTCAAAACGAATTTTTTCTTATTCTACAGAGAAGATGAAAGAATACACTGGTTGGTTTCCAGCATGTACTTCTACTTCTGCATCTTCAAAGTTCTCTTCTACAAATTCAACTAACTCAGCTACTTCTTCATCAGTTGCATCTTCACCTTGTAGAATCGTTACGATTTCAGAATCTTCATCAATAAGCGCTTCTAGTAATTGCTTTGCAGCTCCTACTTTTTCAGTATTTGTTGATACGATTTTTCCATCTGCAATACACATGAAGTCATCTTTTTGAATTGCTACACCATCAATTTCCGTATCACGTACAGCATACGTAATTTGACCAGTTTTCACATGAGATAAAGCTTCTTTCATGTTTTCTTCATTTTCTTCTAACGTTCCAACTGGGTTAAATGCTAACATTGCAGCCATACCTTGAGGAACTGTTTTTGAACGAACTACAATTACTTCTTGATCGACAACTGACGCTGCTTGTTCTGCTGCCATCACAATATTCCCGTTATTCGGTAAAATAATGATTTTTTCAGCGTTCGCTTCTTCAATCGCCTTCACAATATCCTCCGTACTTGGATTCATTGTTTGGCCACCTTCGATCACTTTCGTTGCGCCAATGCTCTCAAATAAAGTTTTAATACCAGATCCCATAGCTACAGTTACGATACCGTACGGTTGCTTCTCTTTAGACTGGCTAATTGGCTCAGGCATCATAGCAGGCTCATCTAATAAAGCAGTATGCTGTTCACGCATATTCTCTACTTTAATCTTGATTAAACTACCGTAACGTTGTCCATAGTTCATAGCGTCTCCAGGATGCTCTGCATGAATATGAACTTTTACAATCTCATCATCAGATACAACTAGTAAAGAATCACCATACACACTAATATCTTCACGGAATTTTTGTTCAGAGAAATTATGTTCTTTCACTTTTTCAGCTTCTAATTTCACCATGAACTCCGTACAGTATCCATACTTAATATCTTCTGTACTCAATTGGCTTTGTACACTACGGTGATGTTCTGCGCGTACCATTTCATTCATAGATGGTTGCGTCGGCGCATCAGAAGAAATTGTTTCTCCTTTTAAGTCAGCTAAAAATCCTTCGTATACAACAACAAGACCTTTACCACCGCTATCTACAACGCCAACTTGTTTTAATACAGGTAATAAATCCGGCGTACGATTTAACGATGCATTTGCTTCTTTCACAACGTCTTCCATAAACAAAACAAAGTCGCGCTGTTTTTTCGCAACTGTTACTGCATATTTACCCGTTTCTCTAGCAACCGTTAAAATCGTTCCTTCAATCGGTTTCATAACCGCTTTGTAAGCCGCTTCTACTCCAGCTTCTAAAGCTTCAGCAAAATCAACTGTTGTTAATTTTTCTTTTTGCTCAATGGATTTTGAGAAACCACGGAATAACTGAGATAAAATAACTCCAGAGTTACCACGAGCTCCCATTAATAATCCTTTGGCTAAACTTACGCCGACTTTACCAGCATGTTGTGAAGGATTTGCTTTCACTTCACGTGCGCCTGAAGTCATAGATAAGTTCATGTTTGTACCGGTATCGCCATCTGGAACTGGAAATACGTTTAATGCATCAACAAGCTGAACATTATTTGTTAAATTATTCGCTCCTTGAATGATCATTTGTGATAAACGTTTTCCATCAATTTTTTGAATTGACACAGATTTTCCTCCTTAATGCACATTACAAGTTTATTACTTTAACTCCTTGTACGTAGATGTTTACAGAATCTACTGCTAGTCCTACAGTTTGATCTAATGTATATTTCACTTTCGTCTGCACGTTATGTGCTACTTCTGAAATTTTCGTACCATAGCTCACAATAATATACATATCAATATGTACTTCATCTTCATCTTTACGAACGATAACACCTCTAGTGAAGTTTTCTTTTCGTAAAATGTCTGTTAATCCATCTTTTAACTGATTTTTTGATGCCATA
This Bacillus paramycoides DNA region includes the following protein-coding sequences:
- a CDS encoding DAK2 domain-containing protein; its protein translation is MSIQKIDGKRLSQMIIQGANNLTNNVQLVDALNVFPVPDGDTGTNMNLSMTSGAREVKANPSQHAGKVGVSLAKGLLMGARGNSGVILSQLFRGFSKSIEQKEKLTTVDFAEALEAGVEAAYKAVMKPIEGTILTVARETGKYAVTVAKKQRDFVLFMEDVVKEANASLNRTPDLLPVLKQVGVVDSGGKGLVVVYEGFLADLKGETISSDAPTQPSMNEMVRAEHHRSVQSQLSTEDIKYGYCTEFMVKLEAEKVKEHNFSEQKFREDISVYGDSLLVVSDDEIVKVHIHAEHPGDAMNYGQRYGSLIKIKVENMREQHTALLDEPAMMPEPISQSKEKQPYGIVTVAMGSGIKTLFESIGATKVIEGGQTMNPSTEDIVKAIEEANAEKIIILPNNGNIVMAAEQAASVVDQEVIVVRSKTVPQGMAAMLAFNPVGTLEENEENMKEALSHVKTGQITYAVRDTEIDGVAIQKDDFMCIADGKIVSTNTEKVGAAKQLLEALIDEDSEIVTILQGEDATDEEVAELVEFVEENFEDAEVEVHAGNQPVYSFIFSVE
- a CDS encoding Asp23/Gls24 family envelope stress response protein — translated: MSIEIKTKYGQIDISTDVIATIAGGAAVDCYGIVGMASKNQLKDGLTDILRKENFTRGVIVRKDEDEVHIDMYIIVSYGTKISEVAHNVQTKVKYTLDQTVGLAVDSVNIYVQGVKVINL